The genomic stretch CTACCTTATCAGTACCGCGCCCCTCAGACAAAATTTGATTATTCATACAATATTTACTAACCCTATACTTGTTCTATTTTACAAAATTATTTTATATATTCTATTGTCCTTGATTTTTAACTATTTTCCTAGTGATAGATCAAAATAAGTTAAGAAACGTTAATTTTTTCTAAAATTTTTAAAAAATATTTACAAGATCTGATGTTCAGGATCTGCTTAATAAATCAGTTTGATTTTCGTCACCTTGGGTTAAGATATGGAAATTATTTTACAAGTTAAATTTAATATATGAGTAGTTTAAAAGGTAGAGATTTATTAGGCATTGCAGACTTAACTCCCGAAGAAATTAGAACTGTCCTCGATTTAGCGTCAGATTTAAAAAAAGGTGAAAAACAATTTAACAGCAATAAAACATTAGGACTTTTATTTTATAAAGCCTCAACCCGCACAAGAGTTTCTTTTAGTGTAGCGATGTATCAATTAGGGGGGAATGTTATTGATTTAAACCCCAGTCGCACTCAAGTAGGTAGAGGTGAACCGATCGAAGATACTGCAAGAGTACTCGATCGTTATTTGGATATTTTAGCGATTCGTACTTTTGCTCAGGAAGATATACAAACTTTTGCTAATTATAGTAACATCCCTATCATTAACGCTTTAACAGATTTAGAGCATCCTTGCCAGATTTTAGCTGATTTACAAACGATCGAGGAATCTTTTGGTAGTTTAGAAGGCTTAACTCTCACCTATTTAGGAGATGGTAACAATGTTGCTCATTCTCTGTTGTTAGGAGGTGTTTTAATGGGTATGAATGTGCGCATCGCTTCACCAGAAGGCTATTTACCCGATGAAAATATCGTAAAACAAGCCCAAGCCTTGGCAAAAAAACCCGAACAAGTTGTTATCACTCAATCCCCAAAAGAAGCGGCCGAAAATGCTCATGTGTTATATACAGATGTTTGGGCAAGTATGGGACAAGAAGAAGAAACTGCTCAAAGAATACCAATTTTTCAACCTTATCAGATAAACCAAGATCTCGTTAATCTTGCTGATGATAGTGCTATTATTTTACATTGTCTTCCCGCTTATCGAGAAAAAGAGATTACCGCCGAAGTCATGGAAGGCAGACAGTCTCGTATTTGGGATGAAGCCGAAAACAGAATGCACGCACAAAAGGCTTTAATCGCGTGTTTATTAGGCTTAGATGATTAATGGGGAATTAGGAGTTAGAAATTAGGAATTAATCAATTTTGCCTAGTTTTGCCTTTTTATTTCTCATTACTTTTATCCCTAAATAGGGTTTGCTGAATAAGTGAGAAAGGTATTAAAATCAATTAACAATTAACAAAAGTATTTCTTCTGTCTCCTGACTCCTACCTTCATCAGAATACTTTTTCAGCAGACTCTAAATAATAAAAGCCTCACTTAACTGACTTCCATCTAAACTAATTTGAATCCAGAAACATTCTCCCTTTTTACCCCAGAATTTATATTGTAAAAGTCGATCGTCTTGTCGTGCTACTAACGTTTTAAAAACTTCTGTATATTGATCCATAACATTAACTTTAAGATTTATTGGTAAAGTATAAGAATCATTAATACTATAAAGACGGAGGAAAATACTATTTTCGTTAGAGGATTTAGGTAATAAACCAATCACTAAAGCTAAAGAAAACCCTCCTACATCAACCCCTAAATTAATACGCTTACCACACCATAAACCAGCATTGGGATTATTCGGCTCTAAACGCCAAATTCCTTCGGCGGCATTCCAGCGAGTTTCATCATCATGGGATTGACTCATGATATAGTTAAGAGCTTGTATCGCTTGGGATTTGTGGACAGTATTAGTGGGTAACACACTTAATCTTTGGGCTGCAATTCTTAATTGATGTTCGTCTCGAATTTGATAGATATATTGTAAATTAATCTCTCCCGATCGCATTACAATACCATTGGTAATAAGAGGCGGAGAATCGTTAATTAAGTCAAAATTATCTGCCAAATCTCGAAGGTGTTGCCATCCTCGATCGTATGCTTGATTGAAATTATGTTGTAACCACGCACCTAAACAAAGAGGTTGATATTGTTGGTATAGAGATTGACGACAACTATCATCACTAAATATTGCCCCCCATTTAACAAAATCTAAATGATGACGTATCATTAAACTATCTAATGGAAGTAATGATGTCAATAAATTATTTTTTTCCGTTGTCGATAGTAAAGGTAATGTTTGACACTCAGGTTTTCCAGAAAGAGAGTATTTTTCAAACAACCATAATAAATTAAGATCTCCTTCTACCAATTGCT from Geminocystis sp. NIES-3709 encodes the following:
- the argF gene encoding ornithine carbamoyltransferase, which produces MSSLKGRDLLGIADLTPEEIRTVLDLASDLKKGEKQFNSNKTLGLLFYKASTRTRVSFSVAMYQLGGNVIDLNPSRTQVGRGEPIEDTARVLDRYLDILAIRTFAQEDIQTFANYSNIPIINALTDLEHPCQILADLQTIEESFGSLEGLTLTYLGDGNNVAHSLLLGGVLMGMNVRIASPEGYLPDENIVKQAQALAKKPEQVVITQSPKEAAENAHVLYTDVWASMGQEEETAQRIPIFQPYQINQDLVNLADDSAIILHCLPAYREKEITAEVMEGRQSRIWDEAENRMHAQKALIACLLGLDD
- a CDS encoding DUF1822 family protein encodes the protein MSLDLFTAFNSEHLWLKFSDEDEVKAIKISQGCSPNGGRHQSFLNALVSICLIKWLKITFPNIYYEELDENNLLTFWEFVNGTPLVINNNTRLILLPEEKEDLTEFYIPQEWVDIPHFRGDYFLPIQVNLDTGWLRFWGFVVYEDVKELAIYDRTFFNYILPEQLVEGDLNLLWLFEKYSLSGKPECQTLPLLSTTEKNNLLTSLLPLDSLMIRHHLDFVKWGAIFSDDSCRQSLYQQYQPLCLGAWLQHNFNQAYDRGWQHLRDLADNFDLINDSPPLITNGIVMRSGEINLQYIYQIRDEHQLRIAAQRLSVLPTNTVHKSQAIQALNYIMSQSHDDETRWNAAEGIWRLEPNNPNAGLWCGKRINLGVDVGGFSLALVIGLLPKSSNENSIFLRLYSINDSYTLPINLKVNVMDQYTEVFKTLVARQDDRLLQYKFWGKKGECFWIQISLDGSQLSEAFII